From the genome of Egicoccus sp. AB-alg6-2, one region includes:
- the uvrB gene encoding excinuclease ABC subunit UvrB produces the protein MPEPTTPFAARRRDLDERRAGDGRFRVVSDFTPSGDQPRAIEEIAAAFEAGERAVTLLGATGTGKTFTAAKVLERLQRPCLVMAPNKTLAAQLANEFRDFLPDNAVEYFVSYYDYYQPEAYIASSDTYIEKDSSINDEIDRLRHRATMALLSRRDVVVVASVSCIYGLGSPHEYENKILWLRSGEEVGLESAMRKLVDLQYARNDLNLIRGTFRVRGDTLEVFPADDERAVRVEFFGDEIDRIVRVDPLTGEVSRPVEQVGVFPASHYVSSTEAVVRAQASIEAELEERLAELERQGKLLEAQRLRMRTNYDLEMIREVGFCNGIENYSRHFDGRAPGTAPYTLLDYFPDDFVVFLDESHVTVPQIGGMYEGDRSRKESLVEHGFRLPSAFDNRPLTFDEYLDRIGQRLFISATPSAYERRESDTIAEQIIRPTGLVDPQVVVKPTTGQIDDLMEQIRQRTDRDQRVLVTTLTKKMAEDLTDYLLEHGVRVRYLHSDINTVERVEILRGLRLGEFDVLVGINLLREGLDLPEVSLVAILDADKEGFLRSETSLIQTIGRAARNVDGEVVMYADHVTDSMRRALDETERRREKQLAYNLEHGIDPQTVRKRVGDIIAAVRAEEQGEAYQPDEAPVSRDLVDVSEVPQEDLRALIQRLEEEMHEAAAGLRFEFAARLRDELADLKRELAAMEAANV, from the coding sequence ATGCCCGAGCCCACCACGCCCTTCGCCGCCCGCCGTCGCGACCTCGACGAGCGCCGCGCCGGAGACGGCCGGTTCCGGGTGGTCAGCGACTTCACGCCCTCCGGTGACCAGCCGCGCGCGATCGAGGAGATCGCGGCGGCGTTCGAGGCGGGGGAACGGGCGGTGACGCTGCTCGGCGCCACCGGCACGGGCAAGACGTTCACGGCCGCGAAGGTGCTCGAACGGCTGCAGCGACCCTGCCTGGTCATGGCGCCCAACAAGACGCTCGCGGCGCAGCTGGCGAACGAGTTCCGCGACTTCCTGCCCGACAACGCCGTCGAGTACTTCGTCTCGTACTACGACTACTACCAGCCCGAGGCCTACATCGCCTCCAGCGACACCTACATCGAGAAGGACTCGTCGATCAACGACGAGATCGACCGCCTCCGTCACCGCGCCACCATGGCCCTGCTGTCGCGCCGCGACGTGGTCGTGGTCGCCTCGGTGTCGTGCATCTACGGCCTCGGCTCGCCGCACGAGTACGAGAACAAGATTCTGTGGCTGCGCTCGGGCGAGGAGGTCGGGCTCGAGTCGGCGATGCGCAAGCTCGTCGATCTGCAGTACGCGCGCAACGACCTCAACCTGATCCGCGGGACCTTCCGGGTCCGCGGCGACACGCTCGAGGTGTTCCCGGCCGACGACGAACGCGCTGTTCGCGTCGAGTTCTTCGGCGACGAGATCGATCGGATCGTGCGCGTCGACCCCCTGACCGGCGAGGTCTCGCGGCCGGTCGAGCAGGTGGGGGTGTTCCCTGCGTCGCACTACGTCTCCTCGACCGAGGCCGTCGTGCGCGCGCAGGCCTCCATCGAGGCCGAACTCGAGGAACGGCTCGCCGAACTCGAGCGCCAGGGCAAGCTGCTCGAGGCCCAGCGTCTGCGGATGCGGACCAACTACGACCTCGAGATGATCCGCGAGGTCGGCTTCTGCAACGGCATCGAGAACTACTCGCGCCACTTCGACGGGCGGGCCCCCGGCACGGCCCCGTACACGCTGCTCGACTACTTCCCCGACGACTTCGTGGTGTTCCTCGACGAGTCGCATGTGACCGTGCCCCAGATCGGCGGCATGTACGAGGGCGATCGCTCCCGCAAGGAGTCGTTGGTCGAGCACGGGTTCCGGCTGCCGTCGGCGTTCGACAACCGGCCGCTGACCTTCGACGAGTACCTCGACCGGATCGGGCAGCGGCTGTTCATCTCCGCCACGCCCAGTGCCTACGAACGCCGCGAGTCCGACACCATCGCCGAGCAGATCATCCGTCCGACCGGGCTGGTCGACCCCCAGGTCGTGGTGAAGCCGACGACGGGTCAGATCGACGACCTGATGGAGCAGATCCGGCAGCGCACCGACCGCGACCAGCGGGTGCTGGTCACCACGCTGACCAAGAAGATGGCCGAGGACCTCACGGACTACCTGCTCGAGCACGGCGTCCGCGTCCGGTATCTGCATTCCGACATCAACACCGTGGAGCGGGTCGAGATCCTGCGGGGACTGCGGTTGGGCGAGTTCGACGTCCTCGTGGGCATCAACCTGCTCCGGGAGGGTCTCGACCTGCCCGAGGTGTCGCTGGTCGCGATCCTCGACGCGGACAAGGAAGGGTTCCTGCGCTCGGAGACCTCGCTGATCCAGACGATCGGGCGTGCCGCCCGCAACGTCGACGGCGAGGTGGTGATGTACGCCGACCACGTCACCGACTCGATGCGTCGTGCCCTCGACGAGACCGAACGACGTCGCGAGAAGCAGTTGGCGTACAACCTCGAGCACGGCATCGATCCGCAGACGGTCCGCAAGCGCGTCGGCGACATCATCGCGGCGGTCCGGGCCGAGGAGCAGGGCGAGGCCTACCAGCCGGACGAGGCGCCGGTGTCACGCGACCTCGTCGACGTCTCGGAGGTGCCGCAGGAGGATCTGCGGGCGCTCATCCAGCGTCTCGAGGAGGAGATGCACGAGGCAGCCGCGGGCCTGCGTTTCGAGTTCGCGGCCCGCCTGCGCGACGAGCTCGCCGACCTCAAGCGCGAGCTGGCCGCGATGGAAGCCGCGAACGTCTGA
- a CDS encoding GAF and ANTAR domain-containing protein, whose product MEQLDMALALDGAVGDDVDAERAYLATLEELTALLVEDATLDELLTQVLELTARAVSTSAAVSVTVVDDGGRYRTAARSSEDAELVDVVQYELVEGPCIEALESGETQHVADFVDDGRWPEVAQRAVELGFRSVVAVPLAVNGVVIGALNVFGGEAGGFSTADRELLHRIAAPAASTVANARAFLRVSRLAEQLQEALASRVVIEQAKGVLMAREGCDADQAFALLRKASQDANRRLRDVARAVVDHGGGNGSGNGRS is encoded by the coding sequence GTGGAGCAACTGGACATGGCGTTGGCGCTCGACGGTGCCGTCGGTGACGACGTCGACGCCGAACGCGCCTATCTGGCGACGCTCGAGGAGCTGACGGCACTGCTCGTCGAGGACGCCACGCTCGACGAGCTGCTGACGCAGGTGCTCGAGCTGACGGCCCGTGCCGTCAGCACGTCGGCGGCCGTCAGTGTCACGGTCGTCGACGATGGCGGCAGGTACCGCACGGCGGCGCGCAGCAGTGAGGACGCGGAACTGGTCGACGTCGTGCAGTACGAGCTGGTCGAGGGCCCGTGCATCGAGGCGCTGGAGTCGGGCGAGACCCAGCACGTCGCCGACTTCGTCGACGACGGGCGCTGGCCGGAGGTGGCTCAGCGCGCCGTCGAACTCGGGTTCCGTTCGGTCGTCGCGGTGCCGCTCGCGGTGAACGGCGTCGTGATCGGCGCACTGAACGTCTTCGGCGGCGAGGCCGGAGGGTTCTCGACCGCCGACCGTGAACTGCTGCACCGCATCGCGGCGCCTGCGGCCAGCACGGTGGCCAACGCGCGCGCCTTCCTGCGCGTCAGCCGCCTGGCCGAGCAGCTGCAGGAGGCGCTCGCCAGCCGGGTCGTGATCGAGCAGGCGAAGGGCGTGCTCATGGCCCGCGAGGGCTGCGACGCGGACCAGGCGTTCGCCCTGCTGCGCAAGGCCTCCCAGGACGCCAACCGACGGCTGCGCGACGTGGCCCGCGCGGTCGTCGACCACGGCGGGGGGAACGGTTCGGGCAACGGCCGGTCCTGA
- the coaE gene encoding dephospho-CoA kinase (Dephospho-CoA kinase (CoaE) performs the final step in coenzyme A biosynthesis.) has protein sequence MFLVGLTGGIGSGKSTVARRWAELGTTVLDADLVAREIVEPGEPALADIAARFGAHLVDDAGRLDRQGLADVVFTDDEARRELDRIMHPRIAARIAERIAALDADDGRPQSRLAVVDHPLLIETGQTGRFDAVVVVLAPEPVRLRRLVDQRGLREDDARARLAAQCTDDERRRHATHVLVNDGDLATLLRAADDLHGRLVTAAQAG, from the coding sequence ATGTTCCTGGTCGGCCTGACCGGCGGCATCGGCAGTGGCAAGTCGACCGTCGCTCGCCGCTGGGCCGAGCTCGGGACCACGGTCCTCGACGCCGACCTGGTCGCGCGTGAGATCGTCGAGCCGGGTGAGCCCGCGCTCGCCGACATCGCGGCGCGCTTCGGCGCGCACCTGGTCGACGACGCCGGACGGCTCGACCGCCAGGGGCTCGCCGACGTGGTGTTCACCGACGACGAGGCTCGGCGCGAGCTCGACCGGATCATGCATCCGCGGATCGCGGCCCGCATCGCCGAGCGCATCGCGGCGCTGGATGCCGATGACGGCCGGCCGCAGTCCCGCCTCGCGGTCGTCGACCACCCGCTGCTGATCGAGACGGGGCAGACGGGCCGGTTCGACGCCGTGGTGGTCGTGCTGGCCCCCGAGCCGGTGCGGTTGCGTCGGTTGGTCGACCAGCGCGGCCTGCGTGAGGACGACGCCCGCGCGCGGCTGGCCGCGCAGTGCACCGACGACGAGCGTCGTCGACACGCCACCCACGTCCTGGTCAACGACGGGGACCTGGCGACACTTCTCCGCGCGGCCGACGACCTGCACGGTCGACTCGTGACGGCCGCGCAAGCCGGCTGA
- the rpsA gene encoding 30S ribosomal protein S1: MQDPGNTMTSTGDVIVENDLSDEDFEAALEGTVGAVEEGKIIEGVVVKVDPDEVLLDIGWKSEGVIPSRELSIKLDVDPNTVVQVGDVVEALVMRSEDEEGRLVLSKKRAQYERAWGTIEKIYTEDKTVQGTVIEVVKGGLILDIGLRGFLPASLVEMRRVRDLAPYVGETLECKIIELDKNRNNVVLSRRKFLEETQSEFRNEFLTSLQKGEVRAGVVSSIVNFGAFVDLGGVDGLVHVSELSWKHIDHPSEVVEVGDEVEVEVLDVDLDRERVSLSLKATQEDPWQKFAREHAVGEVVEGEVTKLVPFGAFVKVADGIEGLVHISELADRHVEVPEAVVNVGDKIEVKVIDIDTVRRRISLSLKQAQAPDAAPVEQDPYDAGPAVSTAYSSGGDEAPAGGTLAAAFAQAGFGRDAEPTPEEMALAEAELPAEPAAEEAPAVEEPAVEAQTDADAETPDAEEPAADTTDADEAATEDSDEA; the protein is encoded by the coding sequence ATGCAGGACCCCGGCAACACCATGACGTCCACCGGTGACGTCATCGTGGAGAACGACCTGTCCGACGAGGACTTCGAAGCCGCGCTCGAGGGCACCGTCGGTGCCGTCGAGGAAGGCAAGATCATCGAAGGCGTCGTCGTCAAGGTCGACCCCGACGAGGTGCTGCTCGACATCGGCTGGAAGTCCGAGGGCGTGATCCCCTCGCGCGAGCTGTCGATCAAGCTCGACGTCGACCCCAACACGGTCGTGCAGGTCGGCGACGTCGTAGAGGCGCTCGTCATGCGCTCCGAGGACGAGGAGGGCCGCCTGGTCCTGTCCAAGAAGCGCGCCCAGTACGAGCGTGCGTGGGGCACGATCGAGAAGATCTACACCGAGGACAAGACGGTCCAGGGCACGGTCATCGAGGTCGTCAAGGGTGGGCTCATCCTCGACATCGGCCTGCGCGGCTTCCTGCCCGCCTCGCTGGTCGAGATGCGCCGTGTGCGCGACCTCGCGCCCTACGTCGGCGAGACGCTCGAGTGCAAGATCATCGAGCTCGACAAGAACCGCAACAACGTCGTCCTCTCGCGCCGCAAGTTCCTCGAGGAGACGCAGAGCGAGTTCCGCAACGAGTTCCTGACCTCGCTGCAGAAGGGCGAGGTCCGCGCGGGTGTGGTCAGCAGCATCGTCAACTTCGGTGCGTTCGTCGACCTCGGTGGCGTCGACGGCCTCGTGCACGTCTCCGAGCTGTCCTGGAAGCACATCGACCACCCGTCCGAGGTGGTCGAGGTCGGTGACGAGGTCGAGGTCGAGGTGCTGGACGTGGACCTCGACCGCGAGCGCGTCTCGCTGTCGCTGAAGGCCACGCAGGAGGACCCGTGGCAGAAGTTCGCCCGCGAGCACGCGGTCGGCGAGGTCGTCGAGGGCGAGGTCACCAAGCTGGTGCCCTTCGGTGCCTTCGTCAAGGTCGCCGACGGCATCGAGGGCCTGGTCCACATCTCCGAGCTCGCGGACCGTCACGTCGAGGTCCCCGAGGCCGTGGTCAACGTCGGTGACAAGATCGAGGTCAAGGTCATCGACATCGACACCGTGCGGCGTCGTATCAGCCTGTCGCTGAAGCAGGCACAGGCGCCGGACGCCGCTCCCGTCGAGCAGGACCCCTACGACGCCGGTCCGGCCGTCTCGACGGCGTACTCCTCCGGTGGCGACGAGGCCCCGGCAGGTGGCACGCTGGCCGCCGCGTTCGCGCAGGCGGGCTTCGGTCGCGACGCCGAGCCGACCCCCGAGGAGATGGCGCTCGCCGAGGCCGAGCTTCCCGCCGAGCCGGCTGCCGAGGAGGCGCCGGCCGTCGAGGAGCCGGCCGTCGAGGCGCAGACCGACGCCGACGCGGAGACGCCGGACGCCGAGGAGCCTGCGGCGGACACCACGGACGCCGACGAGGCGGCCACGGAGGACTCCGACGAGGCATGA
- a CDS encoding DNA-3-methyladenine glycosylase I → MAVDEGLGGGDDGRPRCWWCGDEPIYVAYHDTEWGVPVHDDARLFEKLCLEGFQAGLSWLTILRKRERFREVFAGFDPAVVAQFGDHDVARLLADPGIVRNRAKVEATITNARAYLDLVAVEGSLDAYVWRFAPEHRSAPRSPADVRATSPESVAMSKDLKRRGWAFVGPTTVYAFQQSMGIVDDHLVGCFRRGAAAP, encoded by the coding sequence GTGGCCGTGGACGAGGGACTCGGCGGCGGCGACGACGGCCGCCCCCGCTGCTGGTGGTGCGGCGACGAGCCGATCTACGTCGCCTATCACGACACCGAGTGGGGCGTTCCCGTCCACGACGACGCCCGCCTGTTCGAGAAGCTGTGCCTCGAGGGCTTCCAGGCGGGCCTGTCGTGGTTGACGATCCTGCGCAAGCGCGAGCGGTTCCGCGAGGTCTTCGCCGGCTTCGATCCCGCGGTCGTCGCGCAGTTCGGCGACCACGACGTGGCCCGCCTGCTCGCCGATCCGGGCATCGTCCGCAACCGCGCCAAGGTCGAGGCGACCATCACCAACGCCCGTGCCTACCTGGACCTGGTCGCCGTCGAAGGCTCGCTGGACGCGTACGTGTGGCGTTTCGCACCCGAGCACCGATCCGCGCCCCGCTCCCCCGCCGACGTGCGCGCGACCTCCCCCGAGTCGGTCGCGATGTCCAAGGACCTCAAGCGTCGCGGCTGGGCCTTCGTCGGTCCGACGACGGTGTACGCCTTCCAGCAGTCGATGGGAATCGTCGACGACCACCTCGTGGGTTGCTTCCGTCGCGGCGCGGCGGCGCCGTAG
- a CDS encoding lipase maturation factor family protein gives MVPMDPWSADGYVIARELFQRGVGLVYVVAFAAVVHQWRPLLGSDGLTPVPAFVARVSWRSSPSLFHLGYADRLAVGGAWFGMALSAAVVLGLPQAAGTATTLATFAVLWLLYLSYVNVGQVWYAFGWESILLEAGFLAMFLGGHDSAVPWPALLLVRWLLFRVEFGAGLIKWRGDPCWRDLTCLDYHHETQPLPSVFSWHFHRLPRSLHRIEVAANHVTQLLLPALLFLPQPLAGITAVAVLVTQAWLVVSGNFAWLNLVTMVLATAALPDTWLGGTGGPLGVLAPREVAATTPGWFAVLVSMVAAAQVVMSWWPVRNLLSRTQRMNASFNPLHLVGTYGAFGSVTRHRFEIVLEGTLDPDPDEDADWHAYEFPAKPTDPRRRPPQVAPYHLRLDWLLWFAAMRPGPGPRDRWFLALLERLLEGDPGIRRLLRVDPFDGRAPTAVRARRYHYRFTSRAERRDTGAWWHRERAGDYTGIVRRPP, from the coding sequence ATGGTCCCCATGGACCCCTGGAGCGCCGACGGCTACGTGATCGCCCGCGAGCTGTTCCAGCGCGGCGTCGGCCTGGTCTATGTCGTGGCGTTCGCGGCCGTCGTCCACCAGTGGCGCCCGCTGCTCGGTTCCGACGGGCTGACGCCGGTCCCCGCATTCGTGGCGCGCGTGTCCTGGCGGAGCAGTCCGAGCCTGTTCCACCTCGGGTACGCCGACCGGCTCGCGGTGGGTGGGGCCTGGTTCGGCATGGCGTTGAGTGCGGCCGTGGTCCTCGGCCTGCCCCAGGCCGCCGGAACCGCGACGACGCTGGCGACGTTCGCGGTGCTGTGGCTGCTGTATCTGTCCTACGTCAACGTCGGCCAGGTCTGGTACGCGTTCGGTTGGGAGTCGATCCTGCTCGAGGCCGGCTTCCTCGCCATGTTCCTCGGCGGCCACGACAGCGCCGTGCCGTGGCCGGCGCTGCTGCTGGTGCGGTGGCTGCTGTTCCGGGTCGAGTTCGGGGCCGGCCTGATCAAGTGGCGCGGCGATCCGTGTTGGCGCGACCTCACCTGCCTCGACTACCACCACGAGACCCAGCCGCTGCCGAGCGTGTTCAGCTGGCACTTCCACCGCCTGCCCCGGTCCCTGCACCGGATCGAGGTGGCCGCCAACCACGTGACGCAGCTGCTGCTGCCGGCGCTGCTGTTCCTGCCCCAACCCCTGGCGGGAATCACCGCCGTCGCCGTCCTGGTCACGCAGGCGTGGCTGGTCGTCAGCGGCAACTTCGCCTGGCTCAACCTCGTGACCATGGTGCTGGCGACCGCGGCCCTGCCCGACACCTGGCTCGGGGGGACGGGTGGTCCGCTGGGCGTCCTCGCCCCGCGCGAGGTGGCGGCGACGACCCCCGGCTGGTTCGCCGTCCTCGTGTCGATGGTGGCCGCCGCCCAGGTCGTGATGAGCTGGTGGCCGGTCCGCAACCTGCTGTCGCGCACGCAGCGGATGAACGCCTCGTTCAACCCGCTCCACCTCGTCGGGACCTACGGCGCCTTCGGCAGTGTCACCCGCCACCGCTTCGAGATCGTGCTGGAGGGCACGCTCGACCCGGACCCGGACGAGGACGCCGATTGGCATGCCTACGAGTTCCCGGCGAAGCCGACCGACCCCCGGCGACGGCCACCGCAGGTCGCGCCCTACCACCTGCGCCTGGACTGGCTGCTGTGGTTCGCCGCGATGCGCCCCGGGCCCGGTCCCCGCGACCGGTGGTTCCTCGCGCTGCTCGAGCGCCTGCTCGAGGGCGATCCGGGGATCCGGCGGTTGCTGCGTGTCGACCCGTTCGACGGGCGGGCGCCGACCGCGGTGCGGGCGCGCCGCTACCACTACCGGTTCACCTCCCGCGCCGAGCGCCGCGACACCGGCGCATGGTGGCACCGCGAGCGGGCCGGTGACTACACCGGCATCGTGCGCCGCCCCCCGTGA
- a CDS encoding PASTA domain-containing protein produces the protein MRTTTKAGWAGVLGAAVLLAGCGGGDTGTTAPEEEAPAGSTTDEAAEEAEEASRMPDMIGRPVDEAVAELEELGFVVSTGLVRTTEMEPDLVYRSEPAPGRQVTEGQRVTLRVAAEPRQ, from the coding sequence GTGAGGACGACGACGAAGGCAGGGTGGGCCGGGGTGCTCGGGGCAGCGGTGCTGCTCGCGGGGTGCGGTGGCGGGGACACCGGAACGACCGCGCCAGAAGAGGAGGCTCCGGCGGGCTCCACCACCGACGAGGCGGCTGAGGAGGCCGAAGAGGCGTCCCGGATGCCCGACATGATCGGGCGCCCGGTCGACGAGGCGGTCGCCGAACTCGAGGAGCTCGGATTCGTGGTGTCCACCGGGCTGGTGCGCACCACCGAGATGGAGCCCGACCTCGTCTACCGCAGCGAGCCGGCGCCGGGTCGCCAGGTCACCGAGGGGCAGCGGGTCACGCTCCGCGTCGCCGCCGAGCCGCGCCAGTAG